The nucleotide sequence CGTGTATACGCTGATGGAGTGTTTGATCTCTTCCACCTTGGGTAAGTCAAAAGAACCGACTTGTTGAAACTGAGCTGTCTGCCAACTACTCTTTAGCCACATGCGACAACTcgagcaggccaagaaggcctttCCTGACACAACGCTCGTCGTTGGAGTCACAGGCGACCACGAAACACACAAGCGCAAAGGTTTGACTGTGATGTCTGCCGCTGAGCGTGCCGAAACTCTCCGCCACTGCAAATGGGTCGATGAGGTAATCGAGGATTGCCCATGGATTGTTACCCCCGAATTTCTTGACGAGAACAAGCTCGACTACGTCGCCCACGATGATCTTCCTTACGGCGCGGACGAGGGCGATGACATCTACCAGCCCATCAAGGCTGCGGGCAAGTTCCTTGTCACACAGCGAACAGAAGGTGTCAGCACAACTGGTCTCATCACAAGGTATGCTAACGAGCACCCATGCTATCCATAATTCTAACAGCTCGCAGAATCGTTCGCGACTACGAGAAGTACATTGCCCGACAATTTAAGCGCGGTACTTCCCGCCAGGAGCTCAATGTGAGCtggctcaagaagaacgagCTGGATCTCAAGCGACATGTTCAGGACCTGCGGGAAAACATCACAAACAACTGGACCACTACTGGTCAAGAACTCGGTCGTGAGCTCAAGCAGTTCTGGCCTACTAGCCGTCCTCAGAGCCCCGCCCGATTTAACAGTGCAGGCAGCTCAGAGGCACTACGTTCCCCAGGTGCTTCTGGAACACCCAAAGAGTTCATCACTGGCTACGCTCTGggtcttgttggtggtgtcCGAGGATGGGTGAGTAGCGGACATGCACCACATTTTCCACCTTCAGCTAACGATCGTCTAGATGACCAAGAGCCGAGGCAATGTCACCGATAGTAGCCGACCCCCCAGCGACGATGAGTCTGAAGAGAGTGATACACACGCAAAATCGCCAAAGGACTCATCAAACACTCCAACCgcggctgcagctgcagccgcTCCTTCGAAGCTATAAATGAAGCTGTATGGTCATGCAGATTGCAAATGTGGGAGATTGGTTAAAAAATGTCcagcaggaagaggaggcagGGCCACCACGATAGGGACAACAGATGTTTGTGTAA is from Fusarium musae strain F31 chromosome 4, whole genome shotgun sequence and encodes:
- a CDS encoding hypothetical protein (BUSCO:EOG09264I9J), producing MSSPSSSSQGGKRKRNSLRAESAADLGDNGIQTSSRDASGEEGDTTAAESGRLHSRGSAVGGPIPKRQRSSSDRVLETAADHALDPGEPSDTTEASIDIAERVGRKGRKPSLRELDEEEQRRIEAMPPPPIGKLQDPAGGYKTNPPPVGRPVRVYADGVFDLFHLGHMRQLEQAKKAFPDTTLVVGVTGDHETHKRKGLTVMSAAERAETLRHCKWVDEVIEDCPWIVTPEFLDENKLDYVAHDDLPYGADEGDDIYQPIKAAGKFLVTQRTEGVSTTGLITRIVRDYEKYIARQFKRGTSRQELNVSWLKKNELDLKRHVQDLRENITNNWTTTGQELGRELKQFWPTSRPQSPARFNSAGSSEALRSPGASGTPKEFITGYALGLVGGVRGWMTKSRGNVTDSSRPPSDDESEESDTHAKSPKDSSNTPTAAAAAAAPSKL